Proteins co-encoded in one Halorussus vallis genomic window:
- a CDS encoding lysylphosphatidylglycerol synthase transmembrane domain-containing protein, translating to MSTESPGAAMDRRTTLKAIAGFAVAGLLLYFFGRVIGWSEILRTLGNADYRWLAVACASTVVSLVVWSKSWDVILSAVDVEVPFRKIVVTYFAATFADYATPFGKAGGGPFIAYVLAADTEANYQDSLASVVTADLLNLLPFFTFAGLGTVALLVQGEIPRQAELLVGGLGALAILLPLAIYGGWKKRGFVERLVVKVLSPVERRTDRVDAESVRQRIDEFYEVVDRIAANRERLVETLAFAYVGWLFFAVPLYFAGLTLGRPIDPVLVLFVVPASSLAGVVPTPGGVGGVEFALVGLLVALTSIGPGLAASIALVYRLASYWFTLAVGGLAAFYVIHRT from the coding sequence ATGTCGACGGAATCCCCCGGAGCGGCGATGGACCGACGGACCACGCTGAAGGCCATCGCCGGATTCGCCGTGGCCGGCCTCCTGCTGTACTTCTTCGGTCGGGTCATCGGCTGGTCGGAGATACTCCGGACGCTCGGGAACGCGGACTACCGGTGGTTGGCCGTCGCCTGCGCCTCGACGGTCGTCTCGCTCGTCGTCTGGTCGAAGTCGTGGGACGTGATCCTCTCGGCCGTCGACGTCGAGGTGCCGTTCCGCAAGATCGTCGTCACGTACTTCGCCGCGACGTTCGCCGACTACGCGACCCCCTTCGGCAAGGCCGGCGGCGGGCCGTTCATCGCCTACGTGCTGGCGGCCGACACCGAGGCGAACTATCAGGACAGCCTCGCGAGCGTCGTGACGGCCGACCTGCTCAACCTCCTGCCGTTCTTCACGTTCGCGGGACTCGGCACCGTCGCGTTGCTCGTCCAGGGCGAGATTCCGCGCCAGGCCGAACTGCTCGTGGGCGGACTCGGCGCGCTCGCCATCCTGCTTCCGCTGGCCATCTACGGCGGGTGGAAGAAGCGAGGGTTCGTCGAGCGACTCGTCGTGAAGGTGTTGAGTCCCGTCGAACGACGCACCGACCGCGTGGACGCCGAGAGCGTCCGCCAACGCATCGACGAGTTCTACGAGGTGGTCGACCGCATCGCCGCCAACCGCGAGCGACTCGTCGAGACGCTCGCGTTCGCCTACGTCGGCTGGCTGTTCTTCGCGGTACCGCTGTACTTCGCGGGGCTGACGCTCGGTCGGCCCATCGACCCGGTGCTCGTGCTGTTCGTCGTCCCGGCGAGTTCGCTCGCCGGCGTCGTCCCCACGCCGGGCGGCGTCGGCGGCGTCGAGTTCGCGCTCGTCGGACTGCTGGTCGCGCTGACGAGCATCGGGCCGGGACTCGCCGCCAGCATCGCGCTGGTGTACCGACTGGCGAGTTACTGGTTCACGCTGGCCGTGGGCGGACTCGCGGCGTTCTACGTCATCCACCGGACCTAG